The nucleotide sequence GGGTCATATTGGTCAAAACAAAAAGGGGTAGATTGGGCAAGCCGTCTTTGACCTTCAATTATAATCAGGGGTTTAATCAGCCAACAAGGATTCCTGAAATGGCCAACGGCTCCGAATATGCTAGATTGCAAAGTGAAATCGATATTTATGCCGGTCGATCGCCGCGTTATTCCGATGAAGAAATTGCCATGTTTTCTTCCAACTCTGACCCATGGCTTTACCCGAATACGGACTGGTTTGATGAAGTTTTAAAACCCTGGTCGGGTCAGAAAAATGTAAATGGTCAAATATCAGGTGGAGGTGAGTATGTCAACTATTTCATTTCCGGGGGATATAAGTTTCAAGACGCCTATTATCGCAATAGTGTAAGTAACTATAAACAATACGATTTCAGGACCAATATCGATGGGAAATTTTCCGATAATATTTCTTGGGGCGTAGACCTCTATGGAAGATTTGCCGATACAAATTCCCCTACACAGGGTTTTGGTGCCATATTTAGAACTACCACCGTGGGTAACCCGAACATTCCTGCAGTCTGGCCCGATGGTAGTCCCGGTCCCGACATCCTTGGAGGTCAAAACCCGGTAACCATAAGTACAGGTGCCGCGGGCTTCGATGAAACAAAAAACTACTCACTGAACAGTAGTTTTAAGTTGAATTTTAAAATTCCGTGGATCGAAGGGCTTTCACTTAACTTAAGCACGAATTTTGATAAATCCTTCGAAAACAGAAAACGCTTCGAAACACCATGGGAAGTAAATTCATGGGACCAAGTGAGTTATGATGCGAACGACAAGCCTATTCTAAATTCGGCCATGGTTCCGTTCAATGACCCGAGATTGACACAGTATAGTGCCGAGAAACAATCGCTCCTCACCAATGCCGTCATGAACTACGAGACAACCTTTAACGAGATACATAATATCAAACTTCTTGGTGGGGTTGAATCAAGGGAAGACAAAGGAGGCAATTTTAATGCCTTTAGGCGTCATTATGTTTCGAGTACCACCCCAGAATTGTTCGCGGGAGGGGACCAGGATAAGGACAATACCGGTGGGTCTTACGAAAGTGCAAGATTAAACTACTTCGGTAGGTTGAATTACAATTTTAAGGAGAAGTTGCTTTTTGAATTCGTATGGAGATACGATGGCTCCTATATTTTTCCCGAGGAAAACAGATTTGGCTTTTTTCCAGGGGTTTCCTTAGGATGGAGGATGTCGGAAGAGAAGTTTTGGAAAGAGAACCTGTCTTTTGTCGATGAGTTTAAAATAAGGACTTCCTACGGACAAACAGGAAACGACCGAATTGGCGAATGGCAGTATTTGGCTTCGTATGGCTATAGCGATTTTATCTACAATTTTGGGGTCAACGAATCGTACAAACTCCTATTTGAAGAAAGAATCCCAAATGAAAACGTTTCATGGGAAGTTGCCAATCAATTCGATATAGGTATAGAGTCGTATTTCTTAGATAAGAAACTCTACTTCGACTTGGCCTTTTTCGACTATAGAAGGTCCGATATATTATGGTGGAGGAATGCATCCGTACCCACTTCGGCGGGTATCAATTTACCTAGGGAGAATATCGGAAAGGTTACCAACCAAGGTTTCGACTTTAATTTGAGCTATCGTGGAAACATCAACGACTTGGGCTATAGCGTAGGCCTAAACGGAGGATATGCAAAAAACAAGATCACCTTTTGGGATGAATCCCCGGGAAGACCTGAATGGCAGCAATCTACAGGGAAGCCTATTCCTACGGTTCCCGAAGATATAGACCAAGACCTATATTACGTGTCCGAAGGTATTTTTAACGACCAAGCTGAAGTAGATGCCACTCCGCATTGGGAAGGGGCACGACCTGGTGATATTATTTTCAAGGATGTGAATGAAGATGGGGTAATCAATGGCTTGGATAGGGTTAGGGACGAAAAAAATAACATCCCTCGTTTTTCAGGAGGCTTGAACTTGGCCTTGAATTACAAACAATTCGATTTTTCCATGCTTTTTCAAGGGGCTGCAGGTGCGGTCAGGTATATTTCTACCGAGTCTGGTCTGATCGGTAATTTCCTTAAGGATTACTACGATAACAGATGGACACCCGATAACCCAGATGCACCGGGCCCAAGGGCGCACAATAGGGACTCCGAATACTGGAGGAACAATAGGAATACCTACTTTCTTCGTAAATCGGACTATTTAAGACTTAAAACTTTAGAACTAGGATATAATTTACCACAGGACCTTTGCGATAAATTCGGAAGTAAGGGAACCAGATTGTACGTAAATGGGTATAACCTCTTGACCTATAGTCCTGACCTCAAGGATTTTGATCCTGAAAGTGACCAACGCAGCTTAAGCGGGGGCTCACAACCTTACCCTGTACAACGGGTTATTAATGGAGGAATTGAAATTAAATTTTAGAACTATGAAAATTAAACATATATATAGATATATAACGCTTGGCTTACTAGGTGTTATTCTGCTTACCTCTTGTGATAAGGATTTTCTTGACAGGAGTCCGAAGAATCAATTTGCCGAAGATGATGTTTGGAGCCAATTGCCGATGATGGAGCAATTTGTCAACGACATATATTGGAACGTAGGGCATAGTTTTGATCGTCCTATGATGTCGGTCTTTACCGATGAGACCATGTTCGATCCGGGATCGGACCAAGGCCACGGGAACGTTGTAAAATCATTGATTACGCCTAGTGATTACCTCGTATTCGATACTTGGTCCCGAACATCTAAAATGCGTTGGGAACATCATTACAAGTATATTCGCGCTTGCAACGTGTTCTTGGAACAAGTGGAGAATAACGAATATGAAGATCAGGAATTCAAGAACCGATTGATCGGAGAAGTACATTTTTTAAGGGCCTATCACTACCACAACCTGGTTTTCCAGTACGGAGGGGTACCATTGATTACAAAGTCTTATGAACTTACCGACGATTTTCTCTTGGCAAGGAACACTTTTGAAGAATGTATTGATTTTATTGTCGAAGAATGTGAAAAAGGCGCCGAATTATTGCCGGAAATGCATGAAGGGTCCAATTTGGGCAGGGCGACCAAAGGGGCGGCAATGTCCTTAAAATCAAGGGTGCTGCTTTATGCGGCCAGTGAACTGTACAATTCTGATGCCGCTTGGGCGCAGGGATATAGCAACCCCGAACTGGTTGGTTATGTAGGAGGATCCCAGACCGACAGGCTAAAACTGGCCAAGGATGCGGCCAAGGCCGTAATGGACATGGGAATTTATAGCTTGTATAAAGGAGAGCCGACCGAAAATGATTCCTTGGCCCGAAACTATGACGAGGTTTTTACATTAAAACAAACACAGGAAGATATCTTTATACGCAATTTTACCGAATCGGGTCAGATTTGGAGTTTGAACATAGGGGTACAAAACCTTCCGACCGGTTATAAGGGGTGGGGAAATATGGCTCCGATCAACGGAATGGTAGATGATTTTGAGATGGCAACGGGAGAGCAATTTGACTGGGATAACCCCGAACATCGCGCGGAACCCTATAAAAACAGAGATCCCCGTTTTTATGTCAACATATTTTTTGATGGGGCCCAATGGAGACAGAGGCCAGAAGACGTTGTGGCGGCCGACCCTTATGGTATTATCCAGACCGGAAGCTACGAGCAACCTGACGGAACTTGGGTAGGTGGATTAGATTCTTTCGATACCCCGGTTACCACCTGGAGCGGAACCCACACGGGCTATTATTTTAGGAAATTTCAAGATATCTCCATAGAAGCCCCTAAAGTGAGGACGACTACCCCATGGAGGTTTATCAGATATGCCGAGATACTATTGAACTATGCCGAAGCATGCGCCGAATTGGGCGAGTATGGCGAAGCAAGAACCTATACGAACATGCTTAGGAAAAGGGTAGGGATGCCTGATTTGACCCAAGTCGATGCCGATCTCGTCGATGCCGTACGACACGAGCGAAAAATTGAATTGATGGGCGAAGACCAACGCTTTTTTGACATCAGAAGGTGGATGATCGCCCCGGAAGTCATGCAAAATGCCTTTGGTGTAGACATCAAATACCACTTGAATGAGGAAAGACCTAGATATAACATTATTCAAGTCCAGGAACGCGAATGGAAAGACCGATTCTATTTTTTTCCGATCAAATTGGAAGAGTTGAACAAAAACGAGTTGTTAATACAAAACCCTTTGTATT is from Zobellia galactanivorans and encodes:
- a CDS encoding SusC/RagA family TonB-linked outer membrane protein; amino-acid sequence: MKLTVLLTIISLFQIQANTYSQSKKISLDMPDATVQEVIQEIEQLSDYKFLLNRKDVDLYREVSIKVKKKLISTILNELFEGTNIRFEVLHKQIILKKAKIPIKKPVVLPLTGQSLPVIDQFSVSGMVTDEDGNPLPGANIVEKGTTNGVTADFDGNFSIELADENATLVISYIGFSTMEVSAEGQANINVQLKESAAGLEEVVVVGYGTQKKVTLTGAISNLKGEEVLKSPTTNVSQALGGRMAGVTTVQRSGEPGADDTVIRIRGSNTLGDNSALVVVDGVPGRSLSRIDPNSIESITVLKDVSAAIYGSQAANGVILVKTKRGRLGKPSLTFNYNQGFNQPTRIPEMANGSEYARLQSEIDIYAGRSPRYSDEEIAMFSSNSDPWLYPNTDWFDEVLKPWSGQKNVNGQISGGGEYVNYFISGGYKFQDAYYRNSVSNYKQYDFRTNIDGKFSDNISWGVDLYGRFADTNSPTQGFGAIFRTTTVGNPNIPAVWPDGSPGPDILGGQNPVTISTGAAGFDETKNYSLNSSFKLNFKIPWIEGLSLNLSTNFDKSFENRKRFETPWEVNSWDQVSYDANDKPILNSAMVPFNDPRLTQYSAEKQSLLTNAVMNYETTFNEIHNIKLLGGVESREDKGGNFNAFRRHYVSSTTPELFAGGDQDKDNTGGSYESARLNYFGRLNYNFKEKLLFEFVWRYDGSYIFPEENRFGFFPGVSLGWRMSEEKFWKENLSFVDEFKIRTSYGQTGNDRIGEWQYLASYGYSDFIYNFGVNESYKLLFEERIPNENVSWEVANQFDIGIESYFLDKKLYFDLAFFDYRRSDILWWRNASVPTSAGINLPRENIGKVTNQGFDFNLSYRGNINDLGYSVGLNGGYAKNKITFWDESPGRPEWQQSTGKPIPTVPEDIDQDLYYVSEGIFNDQAEVDATPHWEGARPGDIIFKDVNEDGVINGLDRVRDEKNNIPRFSGGLNLALNYKQFDFSMLFQGAAGAVRYISTESGLIGNFLKDYYDNRWTPDNPDAPGPRAHNRDSEYWRNNRNTYFLRKSDYLRLKTLELGYNLPQDLCDKFGSKGTRLYVNGYNLLTYSPDLKDFDPESDQRSLSGGSQPYPVQRVINGGIEIKF
- a CDS encoding RagB/SusD family nutrient uptake outer membrane protein, producing the protein MKIKHIYRYITLGLLGVILLTSCDKDFLDRSPKNQFAEDDVWSQLPMMEQFVNDIYWNVGHSFDRPMMSVFTDETMFDPGSDQGHGNVVKSLITPSDYLVFDTWSRTSKMRWEHHYKYIRACNVFLEQVENNEYEDQEFKNRLIGEVHFLRAYHYHNLVFQYGGVPLITKSYELTDDFLLARNTFEECIDFIVEECEKGAELLPEMHEGSNLGRATKGAAMSLKSRVLLYAASELYNSDAAWAQGYSNPELVGYVGGSQTDRLKLAKDAAKAVMDMGIYSLYKGEPTENDSLARNYDEVFTLKQTQEDIFIRNFTESGQIWSLNIGVQNLPTGYKGWGNMAPINGMVDDFEMATGEQFDWDNPEHRAEPYKNRDPRFYVNIFFDGAQWRQRPEDVVAADPYGIIQTGSYEQPDGTWVGGLDSFDTPVTTWSGTHTGYYFRKFQDISIEAPKVRTTTPWRFIRYAEILLNYAEACAELGEYGEARTYTNMLRKRVGMPDLTQVDADLVDAVRHERKIELMGEDQRFFDIRRWMIAPEVMQNAFGVDIKYHLNEERPRYNIIQVQEREWKDRFYFFPIKLEELNKNELLIQNPLY